One genomic segment of Candidatus Zixiibacteriota bacterium includes these proteins:
- a CDS encoding PHP domain-containing protein — MPNDYIDLHLHTTASDGLLNPKEVVDAAADRKLRAISITDHDTTDGFVSVIDYTREKGIEIIPGVELSCMYNGADVHILGYFIDYKDAEFMQAIKEYCRERYNRGVAIVKKLNEIGINIKMDTVSDIAGEGAVGRPHVAQALVREEYVQTFDEAFARYLGYHAPAYVPKKHLDVDEAISMLHRIGGAAVLAHPGTLRHDDFIPHFAEAGLDGIEAYHSLHKRKDREHYKQLAGKYGMFYSGGSDCHGPRKGSLLIGTQKVPYSCLEQMKEAMEKK, encoded by the coding sequence ATGCCTAATGACTATATAGACCTTCACCTTCATACCACAGCCTCGGATGGACTTCTAAACCCAAAGGAGGTCGTTGACGCCGCCGCTGATAGAAAGCTTAGGGCAATCTCGATTACCGACCATGATACTACCGATGGTTTCGTTAGCGTCATTGACTATACCCGTGAAAAAGGCATTGAAATTATTCCGGGAGTAGAATTGTCCTGCATGTATAATGGAGCTGATGTTCATATACTTGGATACTTTATCGATTATAAAGATGCAGAATTCATGCAGGCAATCAAAGAATATTGCCGTGAACGATACAATAGGGGAGTGGCGATTGTTAAAAAGCTGAATGAAATCGGCATTAATATTAAAATGGATACCGTGTCAGACATTGCCGGTGAGGGCGCGGTCGGCAGGCCGCATGTCGCCCAGGCGCTGGTCAGGGAAGAGTATGTGCAGACTTTCGATGAGGCTTTCGCCCGCTATCTCGGTTATCATGCGCCTGCTTATGTTCCCAAGAAACATCTCGATGTTGATGAAGCTATTAGCATGCTTCATCGTATCGGCGGCGCCGCCGTGCTGGCTCATCCCGGAACGCTAAGACATGATGATTTTATCCCGCATTTCGCGGAAGCCGGTTTGGATGGCATAGAGGCATATCATTCTTTGCATAAAAGAAAAGACAGGGAACATTATAAACAACTCGCCGGTAAATATGGTATGTTTTATTCCGGCGGCTCAGATTGCCACGGCCCAAGAAAAGGTTCATTATTAATTGGCACACAAAAAGTGCCTTATAGCTGCCTTGAACAGATGAAAGAGGCGATGGAGAAAAAATGA